Part of the Candidatus Methylomirabilis limnetica genome, TTCGAAAAGAGGCAGAGAAAGAGAGCGTCAACGCCACGCGCCATCAAGAAGAAGAAATGCGACGCGCGCTGGAGCAAGGGCCGCCTTTCCTCGTAACCGTTGAGAATGTTGATGACGAAGGTAGCGTCAAAAGCTTTGCTCACGGATTTATCGCGGACCCTCGCGGGTATGTGCTTACAAACGCGCATCTGGACAAGGGGGGCAGCATACGGGTCACGCACCTTGGTAAGGAGTACAATGCCGACATCGTAAGGCGGCTTGGGAGTTCCGACATACTCCTTCTCCGATTACAGGGTGCTGCTCGATCACTTCCGGTAGCCACCCTAGCCGATCGACCGGAGCTCCTCCAGAACGAAACGGTTATTGGTACCGTGTGCGGTCCAGTCGGGGGCATTCGAAGAAGGGTCGGGATCTTCGAAAAATCACTGAATGGTGGGCAGGCATTCAGCGCGGACTTTCAATCCGACGGCATTGAACAAGGCTGCAGCGGGGCCCCCCTCCTCAACGCAAAGCGTGAGGTGATCGGGATGGTGTATGGGGTGTCTCCCAATGATCGATTTGGCTTCGCGAAACCCAGCACCGAACTCCGCAAAATCCTTGATAAGGCCTTGAAGTAAAGGTAGATGGTTGCCGCTGCTGAGCCATCTACTGGGGACAGGCAATACAGGAGACGGAGCGTTCAGATGTTAGTCACCGAGCCATGCCGGAGGGATGAGAAGCGGTGAGAGCAGGGGAGACAGGTCGGGCCCACCCCTTGGTGCGGCCTGACGTTGTACGTATAAGCCTACGGCACAGTGACTCGAGTGATAAGCTGGGCACTTCAGGTCGAGATCAGAATACACCCGTACCCTGGCTCAGCGGGCCTTGCTTTTAGAGCGAGGGGCCGACCGCCTCACTCGCTTACCCTTGTAATGGAACGTATCCTCAAGGTTCCCGTTTGGATCCTTGAGAAAGGCGGTGTCTTCGCTCGGATCCCACACTGGGCCCTGCGTGGACCAATGCACGACCAGTTGTCCCTTCGCAGCAACTCCATCCGTTCCACTTCCGTTGGACACGATGACCGTGTAACCCGGGTCCACGCTCACATCAGGGAAGACGTATCTCTGTCCCGCCTCATTCGATAACACATAGCCGACCAGATTGATAGTGGCGTTGCTGAGATTGGCGATGCGAACGTAGGAGGGGTACTGGTCGTCTTGAGTGGGATCAACAGGGTGCACGGTGGTGATTTTTAGGTCTCTGGCGCGACCTCGTGCAGACCACATACCGACCTTGTGTTGTTGCGCCTCGGCTTGGAGTCGAAGGAGCAGGGCGTGATGCTTCCGATTAGGTCCTATAAAGAAGGCCTGCGCCAAGCCCTCCTGAACCAACCTGGCATTGACCATCTCGTTGCCCGCAAAGACATAGGCCAGGACGCGGCCGTAACTGTCGGTTCTCTCCTGATCGAACTCCAAACGGATTTCCCGTCCCATGACGAGCGATTCGTTGAGCCGTTTGGCCTTCAAATAGAATGGCTCCTGAAATTCGGGCGAGTTGATGCCCAGATACCGAACTTTACGGCCATCTTCGAGAAGAATGGTATCCCCATCGTAGACCCGCTTGACCTGGACGAGTTCATCTGCGACTACTGGAGCGGCGATTGCCACCGCGCCCTGACCACGTTCGTCCTTTGTATAGGCGCTACTACAAGAAGTGCAGGACAGCACCCCGATGAGTACCAACACCGGTAGCCATAGGCGGCGCCAGCTCATTTGCCATGTACTCGACCGATCAATCCATTTCGACGTATGTCTCATACCTGATTGTGGTTTAGTGGAAGGGGATGCAGGGACGGCGGCACGAAAACCTCAAATATGCGCCAACTCGATAACTACCTTCAGTTGCCGGCCCATAGCCGCCTCGGCGGTTTTCAGGTCATAGGTCGCTTGCAAGTTGAGCCAATATTGCGGCGACTGACCGAACGCCCGGCCGAACAATAACGCCAATTCCGCCGTCACCGGGCGCGCACAGTTTACAACATGGGACACCCGCATAGGAGAAACGCCAATGGCACGAGCGAACTGCGCTTGAGAAATGTCCAGTTCATCGAGTATTTCGCGCAGGAACTCTCCCGGATGCATGGGCAGTAAACCGTTCTTCAACATCATAACCTCCTGTCAGTGATAGTCTACAATCTCGACATCGAACGCATCGCCGCTCTCGAAGCGGAAGCACACGCGCCATCGGTCATTAATGCGGATGCTCCATTGGCCGGCGCGGTCATGCTTCAAGGCTTCCAACCGGTTCGAAGGCGGTAAGCGCAAGTCTTCAATCCGAGTCGCGCCATTCAATTGCGTAAGACGCATCGCAGATCGCATCTGAATGGCCGGAGGAAAGCGGCGCGATTTGCCTGTCGCGTAGAAGCGTTTGGTCTCGGCATCAGTGAAAGATCGAATCACGACACAAACGTAAACTATTAGTTTATGTTTGTCAAGCATCGAGTTCGTTGTCGTGATGGTGGGGTATTAGGCGGCGGGATTCGCGTACAGCGCAGTAGGCTGGCATGAGGGAGGTGAATCCCAGCAATCCGCTTACCGTCATCGACAGGCCACGACTTCCGGCGATACCATCAAGGTTATTGAGCTGGGTTGTGTTCCTCAACCCGGCCTACCGTACTTTAGGACTTCAGCTAGCAGTTAAGATACGGGGATTCCTTGTTGTGGTCAAGTGGAAGGGGGTCGAGGGCTGAAGCGGCGTTTCGGGGCCGATCGAAGCGGGGAACGGTAGGGATGCAATGAGGGTAGGCTGGAACCGCTGTGGGATTCGGGCGGCTGCCTCTGCCTTGAGACAGCCGCCGCCGCCCGTTACCTTCAGAACTGATAGATCAACTCGCCCTGGATAGTATTTTGCGAGTTGGCATTTTTGGTCCCATCGCCTCGGTCAAACACCAATTTATTGTCCCTCGCCTCATCGTGGCGGTACTCAATACTGGCGAAGAGGTGATCGAAGAGCTTATACCGGCCGGTGAGTGTCGTCTCCCAGACCTCTAGCTTGCTACCCGGCGTTGCGCCTGGGAGCCTGAAGCCATCCTGGTCCCTAAAGTACTCACCCCGCACGCCAACCGACAGTCTGTCGGTCACGTCGTAGACGGCATAGGCCGCCACCGCGTGCCAGATCGCGGTCTGGCCGTTATCGACGAAGGCTTCCTCCTGCCTCCCATAGTCATAGTTCAGTGTGAGGGTCAATGGCGCGATCGGTTTATAGGTGGCGACGAGATCGATCAGGCCTCGCTTTGGGCCATTGCGATTAATGTCACGAGTAGGGTCGAACGCATTAGAGACTTGCTCAGCCCCCCATGTCCCACCGAGGGTGAGCGTGAAATCTTTCAGGAAGGGGGGTGTGACGGTAGCCGAACCATGAAACGATTTCCCTCTGTTATTATCGTCGGTATTGTCCCATCCGTTTACGATGCCAAGGGTTGTCGAAAGCCAGTCAGTGACAGGATAGGTTGCCATCACACCCGTGTGGGTGAAGGGGATAGCGTAGGCGAAGGCCATCGACCGAGAGATATTAAAATTACCGGTCCGCCTGATCACTTCGGCGCCGTGCAGGGTCACGAACTTTCCGCCTTTCAGGTCCAGGCCCTTGCCGATCGGTACCTTGTAGGTCACATAGGCCTGCGTCAGGTCAAAGGGCTCCGTCTTCGTGGGATCATCACCGCTGTCGATACCGAGGCCCAGGGAGTGGATCTTCTTCGCGTCCCGTCCAAAAAGTACGTCCACCCCAAAGCCGATTGGTGAAGCCTCGGTTGTCGGTTTTTCCACATAAAGCTCTGCCTGGTTGATATCAAACTGATTCGCCTTGTCGTCAAAGAGCCTGAGACCGTTGTTCTGACTCTTCGGGTCCCTAAAGTTATAGTTGTAAGACACGGCGACGTGCCCTCCAAAGTTCCAGTCCTTCATGGTGGAGAGCAGAGGCACAGTCTTGATCGTCTCCTCAATGCTTCTGACCCGATCGCTGATGCTCTGCGGAGCCTCTGCTGCTCCAGCGAGGGCCCCGGGTGCCGGTGCGGCAGCCGGAGTCGGTAGAGCCCCAGCCTTTGCGCCAATCATGTGCTCCAGTCGCTCCAGCCGTTGCCGCAGCTCTCGAATTTGGCGATCCTTGTCGTCCTCGGCCCATGCCGCAGGTACCGCAACTGCGGCGGCGAGGAGGAGCACTCCACCAATTACTAATCTGGTTACCGTCAGATGCTTCAACTTCCGCATTCTCATCGATCCCTCCCCTCATTGGGTGTGACTACTTAGAAAGTCTCCGATGATCGAGTCTCATGGATATGATTCGCAAGAAGCGGGCCAGCTTTCGCTAACGACAGATGACCGGTAGTGGCAGCGACCTGAAGCAGAGCTAGGAAGAGGGGGGAGCAGTGAAAAAACGTAGTGTTAGGCGACGAGCTTTGAAGGAAAATGGTTCGCGGACGGTTGTGCAAGAAGGGGAGTTCCTTACAAAAATGAAAAAATTGTCATATTCGCCAGAATGGCGAGTGGTTATCTTCTAGGCAGGGCGACAAGGGTGATGCGCAAGAGAGATGCATAAGAGGGGTGCGACGTAGGGGCAGCCCTCGTGGCTGCCCTCATTGCTACCTCAAGAGGCTCTCAACCAGTGTCCTCGAAGCCTTGTTGGCCCAGTCATGGTATCCAATGTCTTTGGCGCGAATGATGCCTTGGCGGTCGATCAGGATCGAGACAGGAAGCCCGATAAGCCGGAACTTCCGACTGGCCTTCATATCAGTGTCGAGCGCTACGGGAAAGGTGAGGCGAAGCTCCTTAATGAAGTCGCGGATCTCTTGCTGTGCGTCCGGCTCGATGTTGACAGCGAGGATCTCCAACCCTTTTGCCTTGTACTCGGAGTAGACCTGCTGCATCGTCGGCATCTCTAGCCGGCAAGGGGGGCACCAGGTAGCCCAGAAGTTGATCAGCACAACCTTCTGGCCCCGAAACTCCGAGAGCCGAACGGTGTTTCCCTCAAGCGTCTTCAGCGTAAAGTCAGGCGCGAAGTGTCCCTCTTCGGGTCGCACATCATTAGCCCATACGTCAGTTCCTCCTGGCGTGCCACCTATAACGAGTCCGAGAATGATGGAGATGATCGCTATCTGGGATAGTAAACAGCAGAGATAGCGTCTCATATTCCGGCCATTCCTTTCTTAGTAAGCAGTATGCAGCAGTCAGCGCTCAGTTGTAGGTCGGGTTAGCCCAGCGTAACCCGACAACTCGGCCAGGGCGAAGGGGGTATCAGAAGCTGAATGCTGACCGCTCCCTCAGAGTGGCATTTCCATGCCCAGTGGTGCGGCGTCGCCTCATGGGATCTTGCCAAGCTTAAAACTACCGGAAAAACCGCCGCAGGTCAAATCGTGATTGACATTAGGGGGTGAAACGATTGACCTGCGGCGTTCGTCCGCCTACAATAAGACCGGCGTTCGGGACTTCCCCCGTTTCGTTATCCCAGGGTAGCCATGTTGCCAGAGCAGTTGAAGTCGATTCCGTATTTCCAGGACCTCGATGCGCGAGCACTGGAGGGTATCCGGGCTCACGCATTTGAGGTACGGTTGCAGAAGGGACACGTTCTCTTTACGGAGGGGGAGCCGGCCCAGGCGATGTACGTGATTCGGTCCGGTAAGGTCAAGATCTTCAAGCTGTCCCCCGACGGACGCGAGCAGGTCCTCCGGATTGCAGAGGCCGGAGATTGTTTCAATGAGGTCCCGATCTTCGATGGTGGGCCGAACCCCGCCAACGCCCAGGCGGTGGAGCCGGCGGCGCTCTGGGGCATCCGGCGGGAGGAGATGCGGCGCCTGGTAGAGGAGCACCCGGCGATCGCGATCGGCTTTCTCAAGGCGTTTGCGGGGAAGCTTCGCTACTTCACCCGCAAGGTGGAGGACCTGTCCTTCCGTAGCGTGACAAGCCGCGTGGCCAAGTTCCTCTTGGAGATGGCCGAGGATGACGGCAGAGGAGGTCTGCGCCTGAAGCAGCAGTTCACGCAACAGGAGATAGCGTCCGTTGTGGGAACGGCCCGAGAGATGATCGGCCGGGCCTTCAAGGCCCTGGAAAAGGAAGGAGCCATCAAGCTCGATCGCCACCAGGTCATCATCGTAAGCCGGGCTGCCATGATTCGCCTGCTCTGACCTCACCGTTGCCCTTCTTGTAATGCGTGAGACTAAAGTCGCATACACCTCTGAATCACCCCCCTATGCTAGAATGGACGCTGAGCAAACAACAACCTGAGAAAAAAGGAGGCAAAAGACTTATGACCAACGAGAGCAGTTGCCATGAAGGGCACGTCAGTCCAACGCCCGAGCCAAAGACCTGCGACACCCAATCGACGGGTACGCCAATGCCAGAGGTACTTCGAGATCTACCCGATGATCGCGTGGTAATCCTGGATATTCGTGAACAGGTGCGGGGAGGCGAAGAGCCGTTTCAGAGGATCATGCAAACCGTCATGTCCCTCCGAGACGACCAGGTACTCAAGCTATGTAATATCTTCGAGCCGATACCGCTTTACGCTGCCTTGGCGCAACGGGGTCTCGCTCACTGGACGCAGCGGCGTGGCCCAGAAGATTGGTGCATCATGTTTTATCGAGCGGGGGCCGAGGCCGCGACCTCTCCGGCGTCCTGCACCTCGTCGAGGCCAGCGGAGCCTGTCGGGGACGCCATCGTTGTTGACGCCCGTGGACTAGAGCCACCACAGCCGATGGCGAAGATCCTGGAGAATCTCCCTCAGATTGCAGCGGGTGGAAAGATCCTGGCCATGACCGACCGGCGGCCGATGCTGCTCTACCCGAAGTTGGAGGAGCGGGGCTTCGTCTTCTCCACCGAGGAAACGACGCATGGCTGGTTCGAAACCCGGATCTGGAAGTAGCGCCCCGGCCAGGCTGCCATCCCTCTGGGTGCCGCTACGCTATTTTGTGACGGCTCAGGTAGCCTTCGTGACCGCCATGCTCTGGGCGCCATGGCAGGTCAGCAATCTGCTGGACTTTTACTATCAGGGGCATGACCTCGCCCTCACCCATCTGCTGACTCTTGGGTGGATCACGATGACGATCATGGGGGCGTCGTTCCAGTTGGTCCCGGTCGCCCTGGAGACCACGCTGTGGAGCGAGCGCCTGGCCTGCTGGCAGTACTGGATTATGCTGCTCGGTGTCGCGATTATGGTGAGCCATTTCTGGATCGGTCATCACGAGGGTTTGGCCTTCGGCGCCGGTCTGGTGCTGGTTGCCGTGACACTTTTCCTGATCAATATGGGGCGCACACTGTGGCAGCTCCCCCACTGGGACATCGTGGGGCGACACATGGCGGCTGCGCTCGTCTACCTGGCCTCCACCGTGGTCATGGGAAACCTGATGGCGCTCGATAAGATTTTCGACTTCTTAGGAGGTCAGGTCCTGACGACGATACACGCCCACGCCCACCTGGCCGGCATCGGCTGGGTCACCATGATGATCTTCGGGGCGAGCTATAAACTGATCCCCATGTTCAGCCTGAGTGAGCTTCGCGATGAGCGGCTGGCCTACTGGGAGTTCTGGCTGCTCCACGTCGGTCTAGTCGGCCTCTACATGACGCTCCTGCTGCAAAGTCCGTGGGCCACGCTGTTCGCTCTCCTGATCGCCACAGCGGTGGGCCTGTTCCTCTGGACGATGCGCGATGTCATGCGGGTACGCCGGCGTCCGCGATTGGACTGGGGGCTGCGGCATACTATGAGCGCCATGACCACGCTCGCGATCGTGACGATCCTGGGTCTATGGCTGAGTACCGGTTGGCTCCCGAGCGATGAGTTTGCCGCCCGGCTGGCCTTTGGCTATGGGGTCCTGGCACTCCTGGGCTGGGTCTCCGCCATGATCATCGGCCTGATGTATAAGATCATCCCGTTCCTGGTTTGGCACCACCGTTACAGCGATCTCATAGGACTGCGGTCTGTTCCAGCCGCCGCCCAGATTCTTGGTGAGTCAACGCCTCGGATGGAGTTCTGGCTGCTCTATGCGGGTATCGCGATGACCGTTACCGGAGTGATCTTCACGTCCTGGCTGCTCGTGCAGGTGGGTACGCTCGTGTTGGCACTGGCGGGTCTGACGTTCGCCGTCGCCGTCTGTCGGATCTACTGCCATCTGGTTCCACGCCTGACGCCGCTTCCGGAGGCGCAGATTGTGGGAACATAAGACCCGCAGTTGATCCGCTTGGAGAATGACCGACCTCGCACAAGCTACGGGGTATCGTCTTCTGTTCTGGCCCGTCATTCCGTGCTTGACACGCCTGCCCCGTACTTGATGCGGGGGAATCCAGTCGGGTCCTCTGGATACCGGCTTCCGCCGGTATGACGAACTCGGGGCAAGCCGCGGGGAATGAACCCCCCTCAGTAGGTTCAAGAAGTGAAGGTACTAAAGGTACATGAAAAGGAGGCATGATGACGGAACCAGAAACATCACCAGTGACTGAAGAGCAGATCTACACCACGCTCCGAAAGCTCATTGATCCGGAATTAGGAGTCAACATCGTGGATCTGGGCCTCGTCTACAACGTACAGATTGATGATGGCGAGGTCACCGTCCGTATGACCCTTACCACACGCGGCTGCCCCCTGCATGGCACTTTCGTCCAGGCGATCGAGCGCAGCCTCAATGAGCTGGACGGCGTGACCGGCGTGACCGTCGATGTCGTGTGGGAACCCGCCTGGAATCCGGACATGATCACCCCTGAGGGGAAGCAAACGATGTCCAGCGCTGGACGTGGTGGGCCCGCATGGTGACGCCAGCGTTGACGGTCGATACGGTTATCGCGGCGCTTCGGCAGATAAAGTACCCGGGGATGAGTCGCGACATCGTGTCTATCGGTGTGGTGAAGGATACGCAACTGGATGGCGCTGACGTGTACCTCGACCTCCAGGTCCCGACGGAGGATCGCGAGGTCATCGCCAAGGTGGAGGCTGCGGTTCGCGAGACGCTCGCCCGCGTGCCTGGGATCGGTGATATGCGGATCCAGATCGGCCCACGCCCTGCATCTCCGGATTCCGCGCCCGGACCGTCTCCGCTCCCTGGCGTTCGGCGTATCATCGCCGTCGCTTCAGGTAAAGGCGGTGTGGGCAAGACGACTGTATCCGTCAACCTGGCCTTGGCCCTGGCGCAGTCGGGGGCTGCGGTGGGCTTGCTGGATGCCGACATCTACGGGCCGAATGTTCCGCGGATGCTGGGCGAGCCGGGCCGTCCCAAGGCGGATGAGGGCAAGATTGTCCCGCTTGTGCGATACGGCCTGAAGGTGATATCGGTGGGGTATCTGCTGGGGGATCGGTCGCCGATAATCTGGCGTGGGCCTTTGGTGGCCCAGGCCTTGCGCCAACTCCTGCATGATGTACGGTGGGGCGAGCTGGACTACCTGATCGTAGATCTTCCCCCAGGGACGGGGGACGCCCAGTTGACCCTCGTACAGTCCGTACCGTTGACCGGTGGGGTCATCGTGACTACCCCCTCCGCCGTGGCCCTGATGGACGCAGAGAAAGGCCTGCAGATGTTTCGTGAGGCCCGCGTCCCGATTCTGGGCATTGTGGAGAACATGAGCTACTTTATCTGTCCCCACTGCCAGGGAGAAACCGACATCTTCAGCCGGGGCGGTGGACGTACGGTGAGTGAATCGCTTGGAGTGTCTTTCCTGGGGGAGATCCCCATCAACCCGGCTATCCGCGAGGGCGGGGATATCGGCGCGCCCGTTGTCGTGGCGAAGCCGGAGTCCCCCGAAGCGCTGATCTTCCGCAATCTCGCGGAAAAGGTTCGCCTGGAGGCCGAGGCTGCCGCCGTGGCGATGCCTCAGGTGATCATCCGCTAATAACCAATAACTCTGTATCTTTCCAAGGAGGAAGTCACGATGTCAGCAAGCTATGCAACAACCGTCGATGCCCGCATCCTACCGGTCCCGCAGAAGCACCCAACCATCTTCCGTGCCTTCGATGGGCTGGCGGTCGGGACTGCCATGCTCTTGGTCAACGACCATGATCCCAAGCCGCTTTACTACACATTCGCCGCAGAGCGGGCTGGGGAGTTCGAATGGCGCTATCTGGAGAAGGGTCCAGAGGTGTGGCAGGTGGAGATCAGCCGGATTGCCGATGCCACAGGCAGACAGGCGCCCCCTGATACAATGGGCTGTGGTGGACTCCACGCGCACCACGAACATCACGATC contains:
- a CDS encoding S1 family peptidase, giving the protein MERQMRMMALLVGLALIAPRLSWSEAHTALDKRFSALLGQARSIRDKEEQTQSLSGIGKMMCLSFPKEPGIRVLQEALALSRTLTSPIARSMQQYWVAAWLAGECGEIDEAIRIAQSIDDLNQRVGAIQAIEKIRKEAEKESVNATRHQEEEMRRALEQGPPFLVTVENVDDEGSVKSFAHGFIADPRGYVLTNAHLDKGGSIRVTHLGKEYNADIVRRLGSSDILLLRLQGAARSLPVATLADRPELLQNETVIGTVCGPVGGIRRRVGIFEKSLNGGQAFSADFQSDGIEQGCSGAPLLNAKREVIGMVYGVSPNDRFGFAKPSTELRKILDKALK
- a CDS encoding thermonuclease family protein, yielding MSWRRLWLPVLVLIGVLSCTSCSSAYTKDERGQGAVAIAAPVVADELVQVKRVYDGDTILLEDGRKVRYLGINSPEFQEPFYLKAKRLNESLVMGREIRLEFDQERTDSYGRVLAYVFAGNEMVNARLVQEGLAQAFFIGPNRKHHALLLRLQAEAQQHKVGMWSARGRARDLKITTVHPVDPTQDDQYPSYVRIANLSNATINLVGYVLSNEAGQRYVFPDVSVDPGYTVIVSNGSGTDGVAAKGQLVVHWSTQGPVWDPSEDTAFLKDPNGNLEDTFHYKGKRVRRSAPRSKSKAR
- a CDS encoding HigA family addiction module antitoxin gives rise to the protein MLKNGLLPMHPGEFLREILDELDISQAQFARAIGVSPMRVSHVVNCARPVTAELALLFGRAFGQSPQYWLNLQATYDLKTAEAAMGRQLKVVIELAHI
- a CDS encoding type II toxin-antitoxin system RelE/ParE family toxin, with translation MIRSFTDAETKRFYATGKSRRFPPAIQMRSAMRLTQLNGATRIEDLRLPPSNRLEALKHDRAGQWSIRINDRWRVCFRFESGDAFDVEIVDYH
- a CDS encoding porin; this encodes MRMRKLKHLTVTRLVIGGVLLLAAAVAVPAAWAEDDKDRQIRELRQRLERLEHMIGAKAGALPTPAAAPAPGALAGAAEAPQSISDRVRSIEETIKTVPLLSTMKDWNFGGHVAVSYNYNFRDPKSQNNGLRLFDDKANQFDINQAELYVEKPTTEASPIGFGVDVLFGRDAKKIHSLGLGIDSGDDPTKTEPFDLTQAYVTYKVPIGKGLDLKGGKFVTLHGAEVIRRTGNFNISRSMAFAYAIPFTHTGVMATYPVTDWLSTTLGIVNGWDNTDDNNRGKSFHGSATVTPPFLKDFTLTLGGTWGAEQVSNAFDPTRDINRNGPKRGLIDLVATYKPIAPLTLTLNYDYGRQEEAFVDNGQTAIWHAVAAYAVYDVTDRLSVGVRGEYFRDQDGFRLPGATPGSKLEVWETTLTGRYKLFDHLFASIEYRHDEARDNKLVFDRGDGTKNANSQNTIQGELIYQF
- a CDS encoding peroxiredoxin family protein, giving the protein MRRYLCCLLSQIAIISIILGLVIGGTPGGTDVWANDVRPEEGHFAPDFTLKTLEGNTVRLSEFRGQKVVLINFWATWCPPCRLEMPTMQQVYSEYKAKGLEILAVNIEPDAQQEIRDFIKELRLTFPVALDTDMKASRKFRLIGLPVSILIDRQGIIRAKDIGYHDWANKASRTLVESLLR
- a CDS encoding Crp/Fnr family transcriptional regulator gives rise to the protein MLPEQLKSIPYFQDLDARALEGIRAHAFEVRLQKGHVLFTEGEPAQAMYVIRSGKVKIFKLSPDGREQVLRIAEAGDCFNEVPIFDGGPNPANAQAVEPAALWGIRREEMRRLVEEHPAIAIGFLKAFAGKLRYFTRKVEDLSFRSVTSRVAKFLLEMAEDDGRGGLRLKQQFTQQEIASVVGTAREMIGRAFKALEKEGAIKLDRHQVIIVSRAAMIRLL
- a CDS encoding DUF2249 domain-containing protein encodes the protein MTNESSCHEGHVSPTPEPKTCDTQSTGTPMPEVLRDLPDDRVVILDIREQVRGGEEPFQRIMQTVMSLRDDQVLKLCNIFEPIPLYAALAQRGLAHWTQRRGPEDWCIMFYRAGAEAATSPASCTSSRPAEPVGDAIVVDARGLEPPQPMAKILENLPQIAAGGKILAMTDRRPMLLYPKLEERGFVFSTEETTHGWFETRIWK
- a CDS encoding metal-sulfur cluster assembly factor, which gives rise to MMTEPETSPVTEEQIYTTLRKLIDPELGVNIVDLGLVYNVQIDDGEVTVRMTLTTRGCPLHGTFVQAIERSLNELDGVTGVTVDVVWEPAWNPDMITPEGKQTMSSAGRGGPAW
- a CDS encoding Mrp/NBP35 family ATP-binding protein; this translates as MVTPALTVDTVIAALRQIKYPGMSRDIVSIGVVKDTQLDGADVYLDLQVPTEDREVIAKVEAAVRETLARVPGIGDMRIQIGPRPASPDSAPGPSPLPGVRRIIAVASGKGGVGKTTVSVNLALALAQSGAAVGLLDADIYGPNVPRMLGEPGRPKADEGKIVPLVRYGLKVISVGYLLGDRSPIIWRGPLVAQALRQLLHDVRWGELDYLIVDLPPGTGDAQLTLVQSVPLTGGVIVTTPSAVALMDAEKGLQMFREARVPILGIVENMSYFICPHCQGETDIFSRGGGRTVSESLGVSFLGEIPINPAIREGGDIGAPVVVAKPESPEALIFRNLAEKVRLEAEAAAVAMPQVIIR